In one window of Candidatus Binatia bacterium DNA:
- a CDS encoding acyl-CoA dehydrogenase family protein, whose product MDFGLSSDQVLFQSTLRRFLAEQCPTTRVRAIMETETAHDPELWSGLCNLGVAGLMVPPEHGGAGLELLDLALAAEELGYACTPGPFLAHALATICVLEGASAAQQKAWLPAMAEGTSLGSVAWGEAGSQWDPQQWRTTFDGHSLTGQKLFVPCANVAQALFVGARTPGGGVGLFRVERDAPGITVTNLTVVDMTRKVQHVRFDRTPAVPLEGPPTGLQRAIDAGCILIAADAFGGSKRCLEMAVNYAKTREQFGQVIGAFQAVKHQLANMACELEPALSLWWYAAHAYDHIRDQAERHAAMVKAHLSDLYDRITRDATELHGGIGFTWEFDLHLWFRRAIFDRGFLGDAHYHRERAARLAGW is encoded by the coding sequence ATGGACTTCGGTTTGTCATCTGATCAGGTACTCTTTCAGTCGACCCTGCGGCGTTTCCTCGCGGAGCAGTGCCCCACCACGCGCGTGCGCGCCATCATGGAAACCGAAACGGCGCACGATCCCGAGCTGTGGAGTGGGCTGTGCAATCTCGGAGTGGCTGGCCTGATGGTGCCGCCCGAGCACGGAGGCGCGGGACTCGAACTCCTCGACCTGGCGCTGGCCGCGGAAGAACTCGGTTACGCATGCACCCCGGGGCCATTTCTCGCTCATGCGCTCGCCACCATTTGCGTGCTGGAGGGGGCAAGCGCCGCTCAGCAAAAAGCCTGGCTTCCAGCGATGGCAGAAGGCACGAGCCTCGGCAGCGTGGCTTGGGGTGAAGCGGGCAGCCAGTGGGACCCACAACAGTGGCGGACGACCTTCGACGGACACTCGCTCACCGGGCAAAAGTTGTTCGTGCCCTGTGCTAATGTAGCGCAAGCCTTGTTCGTGGGGGCACGGACTCCGGGGGGTGGCGTCGGCTTGTTCCGTGTAGAGCGCGACGCACCCGGGATCACGGTGACGAACCTTACGGTAGTGGACATGACCCGCAAGGTCCAGCACGTGCGTTTCGACCGCACACCCGCAGTCCCGCTCGAGGGTCCTCCCACAGGTTTGCAGCGCGCTATCGATGCTGGCTGTATTCTCATCGCTGCGGACGCCTTTGGGGGTTCGAAGCGCTGCTTGGAGATGGCGGTGAATTACGCGAAAACGCGCGAGCAATTTGGGCAAGTCATCGGCGCGTTCCAAGCGGTGAAACACCAGCTCGCGAACATGGCTTGCGAATTGGAGCCGGCGCTCTCCCTGTGGTGGTATGCCGCACACGCCTACGACCACATCCGCGATCAAGCGGAGCGGCATGCGGCCATGGTCAAGGCCCACCTCAGCGACCTTTACGATCGCATCACCCGCGACGCCACGGAGCTGCACGGCGGCATCGGATTCACGTGGGAATTCGATTTGCACCTCTGGTTCCGCCGGGCAATTTTCGATCGCGGCTTTCTCGGCGACGCGCACTACCACCGCGAGCGAGCTGCGCGGCTTGCGGGCTGGTGA
- a CDS encoding acyl-CoA dehydrogenase family protein, with amino-acid sequence MDLRFRPEYETFRQEVREFLATHWTDEDRASAPPVNPRGMSLGTAIRTDERATRFRLAAIARGYLYRHVPRRYGGSEQPFDPLKSAIIQEEFRKAEAPGELIGQGPSMLVPTLLEHGTEEQKQRFIRDTLLGKIQWCQGYSEPGAGSDLASLRTRAELDGDFFVVNGHKIWTSNADTADWMFALVRTDPDKPKHEGISYLLIDMKSPGISVRPLRQMTGEADFNEVFFDNVRVPVANLVGQRGQGWVVSRSTLKHERNLIGSALLSERVLEGARFLAQALELHGRPAIQDPIVRARLVELETKVLANRYHGYRLLTMQARGEDPGIAGLVTKLYGTTLGYDVARLAMDLLSDRGLLAPGESEAPAMGMFITAYMWSLGILIAGGTANIQRNVIAERGLGLPRDPAVQRSRGAEAKEA; translated from the coding sequence ATGGACTTACGCTTTCGCCCGGAGTACGAAACGTTTCGCCAAGAAGTGCGCGAGTTTTTGGCAACACACTGGACAGACGAGGACCGCGCCAGCGCGCCACCGGTGAACCCACGGGGAATGAGCTTGGGAACCGCGATCCGCACTGACGAGCGGGCGACTCGCTTCCGCCTGGCGGCCATCGCACGCGGATACTTGTACCGCCACGTGCCACGCCGGTACGGAGGCAGCGAACAACCGTTCGACCCATTGAAGTCGGCCATCATCCAAGAGGAATTCCGCAAGGCCGAGGCTCCCGGCGAGCTAATTGGGCAAGGACCCAGCATGCTCGTGCCGACCTTGCTCGAACACGGCACCGAAGAGCAAAAGCAACGCTTCATCCGCGACACGCTGCTCGGCAAGATCCAGTGGTGCCAGGGCTACAGCGAACCGGGCGCCGGGAGCGATCTGGCCTCTTTGCGTACGCGTGCGGAGCTCGACGGCGACTTCTTCGTCGTTAACGGTCACAAAATTTGGACTTCCAACGCCGACACCGCAGACTGGATGTTCGCCTTGGTACGCACCGATCCGGACAAACCCAAGCACGAAGGCATCAGTTACTTACTGATCGATATGAAAAGCCCTGGCATCAGCGTGCGCCCGCTTCGCCAAATGACCGGTGAAGCCGATTTCAACGAGGTTTTCTTCGATAACGTACGCGTGCCGGTGGCAAACCTCGTGGGTCAGCGCGGCCAAGGCTGGGTGGTGAGCCGCTCCACCCTGAAGCACGAACGCAACCTCATCGGTAGTGCGCTGCTGAGCGAGCGCGTGTTGGAAGGCGCCCGCTTCTTGGCGCAAGCGCTCGAGCTGCACGGACGGCCGGCCATCCAAGACCCGATTGTCCGCGCTCGGCTGGTGGAGCTGGAAACGAAAGTGCTTGCCAATCGCTATCACGGTTACCGGCTGCTCACCATGCAGGCGCGCGGGGAAGACCCTGGAATCGCCGGCTTGGTGACGAAACTCTACGGGACTACACTCGGCTACGATGTGGCTCGCTTAGCGATGGATCTCCTGTCCGACCGGGGCTTGCTCGCCCCAGGAGAGAGCGAGGCGCCGGCAATGGGCATGTTTATTACCGCTTACATGTGGTCGCTCGGTATCTTGATTGCCGGCGGCACCGCCAACATTCAGCGCAACGTGATTGCCGAGCGAGGGTTGGGCTTGCCGCGCGACCCGGCCGTGCAGCGCAGCCGCGGCGCGGAAGCTAAGGAGGCTTGA
- a CDS encoding YdcF family protein, translating into MRRRRTIGCATALAGVAVLAALLFWQRQPILVAIGGFLVVQDVPTKSDAIVVLSGSVPDRILEAVDLYHAGLAPRLLLTREGRLPGLDELRRRGVALPERHEQNRDIALALGVPVENIEVIERRATSTLAEARELVALLQKQGMQRVLLVTSRAHARRARVIFRTLAAGHPEILVVPSRYDPFDPHTWWRERAFLRRVVTEYGKLLTWWLFDQWRIAR; encoded by the coding sequence GTGCGACGTAGAAGAACGATCGGGTGCGCAACCGCGCTCGCTGGGGTGGCCGTCCTGGCCGCGTTGCTATTTTGGCAACGCCAGCCAATTCTTGTAGCGATCGGCGGGTTCTTGGTGGTGCAGGATGTTCCGACGAAAAGCGACGCCATCGTGGTGTTGTCTGGCTCTGTTCCGGATCGCATCCTCGAAGCAGTGGATTTGTACCACGCCGGACTCGCCCCGCGGCTGCTCCTGACCCGAGAAGGGCGTTTGCCCGGGTTGGACGAGCTGAGACGGCGGGGAGTCGCTTTGCCCGAGCGCCATGAGCAAAACCGCGACATTGCTTTGGCACTGGGAGTGCCGGTAGAAAACATCGAGGTGATCGAGCGGCGGGCAACGAGCACCTTGGCCGAGGCTCGCGAGCTCGTGGCGCTGCTGCAGAAGCAGGGGATGCAGCGAGTGCTGTTAGTGACCTCGCGAGCTCATGCCCGGCGGGCGCGGGTGATTTTCCGCACGCTTGCCGCGGGGCATCCGGAAATTCTCGTCGTGCCCTCGCGCTACGACCCGTTCGACCCCCACACTTGGTGGCGCGAGCGCGCATTCCTGCGCCGCGTGGTCACGGAGTATGGCAAGTTGCTAACCTGGTGGCTGTTCGACCAATGGAGGATTGCACGGTAA
- a CDS encoding DUF4911 domain-containing protein — protein MAVRPMEDCTVKAGSETGGQDRGAVVPIFIEVRPPQIAYWKFLFESYEELAIVRTLDRERAIIVVLGLRDFLPHVHAIVAEACVRTGARQVPPPADLSGDWLLPEL, from the coding sequence GTGGCTGTTCGACCAATGGAGGATTGCACGGTAAAAGCCGGCAGCGAAACGGGTGGGCAGGATCGAGGGGCGGTGGTCCCAATTTTTATCGAGGTTCGACCCCCGCAGATCGCGTACTGGAAGTTCCTCTTCGAGTCCTACGAAGAGCTTGCCATCGTGCGCACCCTCGATCGGGAGCGGGCGATCATCGTTGTGCTCGGGTTGCGGGATTTTCTGCCTCACGTGCACGCCATCGTGGCTGAGGCCTGCGTGCGAACCGGGGCACGGCAGGTGCCGCCTCCGGCAGACCTGAGCGGCGACTGGCTCTTGCCGGAGCTTTAA
- the tatC gene encoding twin-arginine translocase subunit TatC produces MPLTAHLEELRWRLIKSLAGIGAAFLLCYQFAEVLFAFLTEPLHSARLLVGDNPGHTVNLIGTGVVEAFFTKLKVALIAGIFLSSPITFYQLWRFVAPGLYPHEKRYALPFVLFASFFFVAGAAFCYALVLPVGYRFFLEQYGTIGVRPELRISEYLSFTARMLLAFGVTFELPVITFFLARVGVVTHRTMLSYWRYAVVLIFIAAAVLTPGPDVASQLLMATPLLVLYGASIGVAFVFARPRPEGSTAEGTSAGS; encoded by the coding sequence ATGCCGCTTACAGCGCATTTGGAAGAGCTGCGCTGGCGGCTCATAAAGTCATTGGCTGGGATCGGTGCGGCATTTCTCCTCTGTTACCAATTTGCCGAGGTATTGTTTGCATTTCTCACTGAGCCCTTGCACAGCGCGCGCTTACTGGTTGGCGACAACCCCGGCCACACGGTGAACTTGATTGGCACCGGTGTGGTCGAAGCGTTTTTTACCAAGCTTAAAGTGGCGTTGATTGCGGGCATTTTTCTGTCGAGTCCCATCACGTTCTATCAACTTTGGCGCTTTGTGGCCCCCGGCCTCTACCCACACGAGAAGCGTTACGCACTGCCATTTGTGTTGTTCGCCAGCTTTTTCTTCGTCGCCGGGGCGGCGTTTTGTTACGCGCTTGTGTTACCGGTGGGCTACCGCTTCTTCCTCGAGCAGTACGGCACCATCGGGGTACGGCCGGAGCTGCGGATCAGCGAGTACTTATCGTTCACCGCACGGATGCTGTTGGCCTTTGGGGTGACCTTCGAACTTCCCGTGATCACCTTCTTCCTTGCCCGCGTCGGGGTGGTCACGCATCGCACCATGCTCAGCTACTGGCGGTATGCGGTGGTCCTGATCTTTATCGCCGCTGCGGTGCTCACTCCTGGCCCCGACGTTGCGTCGCAGCTTCTCATGGCGACACCCTTGCTCGTCCTCTACGGGGCCAGCATTGGCGTCGCGTTTGTTTTCGCTCGCCCCCGCCCCGAGGGGAGCACGGCAGAGGGCACTAGCGCGGGTTCTTAA
- the tatB gene encoding Sec-independent protein translocase protein TatB, translating to MFGIGTPELLVILLVALIVLGPQRLPEIARALGKGLAELRKATSGLTNEIERARWMLEEEIRTAERAKLTDQRASRPGPTVERGSGTVTRDAPSADQGRVTDTSPASGIPHTTT from the coding sequence ATGTTTGGGATCGGAACTCCGGAGTTGCTCGTCATACTACTCGTTGCCCTCATCGTGCTCGGGCCGCAACGACTCCCGGAAATCGCGCGGGCATTGGGCAAAGGGTTAGCGGAACTCCGCAAGGCCACGAGCGGACTTACCAACGAGATCGAGCGGGCGCGCTGGATGTTGGAGGAAGAAATCCGCACCGCGGAGCGCGCCAAACTTACAGACCAAAGGGCGTCTCGGCCAGGGCCAACGGTTGAACGCGGGAGCGGCACCGTCACGCGCGATGCTCCATCTGCGGATCAGGGAAGAGTCACCGACACATCCCCAGCTTCTGGCATTCCGCACACCACCACCTGA